Proteins encoded in a region of the Streptomyces sp. NBC_00310 genome:
- a CDS encoding alpha-ketoacid dehydrogenase subunit beta, whose translation MAKVTMAQALNTALRDALHEDERVLVFGEDVGPLGGVFRITDGLTRDFGEQRCFDTPLAEAGIVGLAVGMAMGGFRPVVEMQFDAFAYPAFEQIASHVAKLRNRTRGRVNLPMVIRVPYAGGIGGVEHHCDSSEAYYAHTPGLKVVTPATAEDAYWLLRDAVADPDPVVFLEPKKLYWSREDTDLLTRGALPFGRAAIRRAGRDATVIAYGPSVPVALAAAEAAAEDGTELEVVDLRTLVPFDDETVTESVRRTGRCVVVQEAQGFAGVGAEIAARVQERCFHSLAAPVLRVTGFDIPYPPPKLEHAHLPGVDRILDAVDRLQFSDEPDTRHLSKGAVA comes from the coding sequence ATGGCCAAGGTCACGATGGCGCAGGCGCTCAACACCGCTCTGCGCGACGCGCTCCATGAGGACGAACGCGTCCTCGTCTTCGGTGAGGACGTCGGCCCGCTCGGCGGGGTGTTCCGCATCACCGACGGGCTGACCCGCGACTTCGGCGAGCAGCGCTGCTTCGACACCCCGCTCGCGGAGGCCGGCATCGTCGGGCTGGCGGTCGGCATGGCGATGGGCGGGTTCCGGCCCGTGGTGGAGATGCAGTTCGACGCCTTCGCGTACCCGGCTTTCGAGCAGATCGCCTCGCACGTCGCCAAGCTGCGCAACCGCACGCGCGGGCGGGTCAACCTGCCGATGGTGATCCGCGTCCCCTACGCCGGCGGCATCGGCGGAGTGGAGCACCACTGCGACTCCAGCGAGGCCTATTACGCGCACACGCCCGGCCTGAAGGTGGTCACCCCGGCCACGGCCGAGGACGCTTACTGGCTGCTGCGGGACGCGGTGGCCGACCCTGATCCGGTGGTGTTCCTGGAGCCGAAGAAGCTGTACTGGTCGCGCGAGGACACCGACCTTCTCACCCGTGGGGCGCTGCCGTTCGGGCGGGCGGCGATCCGGCGGGCGGGGCGGGACGCCACCGTCATCGCGTACGGCCCGTCGGTTCCGGTGGCCCTGGCCGCGGCCGAGGCCGCCGCCGAGGACGGGACCGAGCTGGAGGTCGTGGATCTGCGGACGCTGGTGCCCTTCGACGACGAGACCGTCACGGAGTCGGTGCGCAGGACGGGGCGCTGCGTGGTCGTGCAGGAGGCGCAGGGCTTCGCCGGGGTCGGCGCGGAGATCGCCGCCCGGGTGCAGGAGCGCTGCTTCCATTCGCTGGCCGCTCCCGTACTGCGGGTCACCGGCTTCGACATCCCGTACCCGCCGCCGAAGCTGGAGCACGCGCACCTGCCCGGCGTCGACCGGATCCTCGATGCCGTCGACCGCCTGCAGTTCTCCGACGAGCCCGACACCCGGCACCTGTCGAAGGGAGCGGTCGCATGA
- a CDS encoding Lrp/AsnC family transcriptional regulator has translation MSEEISPQGAAAGRTAVPLDDIDRQILTRLLQDGRISVRALAEQVHISRANAYTRIGRLVAEDVITGFTAQLNAQRAGLGTSAYVTMGIDQNAWRDISRELRAIPYVEHVALVTGDFDVLVLVRAPDNLALRKVVLESIQGVPGVRSTRTWLVFDEVRGRGATWTD, from the coding sequence GTGTCCGAGGAAATCTCTCCGCAGGGGGCGGCGGCCGGACGAACTGCCGTCCCGCTCGACGACATCGACCGGCAGATCCTGACCCGGCTCCTCCAGGACGGCCGGATCTCGGTCCGCGCCCTCGCCGAACAGGTCCACATCTCCCGGGCCAACGCCTACACGCGCATCGGCCGGCTCGTGGCCGAGGACGTCATCACCGGTTTCACCGCGCAGCTCAACGCCCAGCGGGCCGGCCTCGGCACCAGCGCCTACGTCACGATGGGCATCGACCAGAACGCCTGGCGCGACATCTCCCGCGAACTGCGCGCCATCCCGTACGTGGAGCATGTCGCCCTCGTCACGGGCGATTTCGACGTCCTGGTGCTGGTGCGCGCGCCGGACAATCTGGCGCTGCGCAAGGTGGTGCTGGAGAGCATCCAAGGGGTGCCGGGCGTGCGCTCCACCCGCACCTGGCTCGTCTTCGACGAGGTGCGGGGGCGCGGCGCCACCTGGACGGACTGA
- the pdhA gene encoding pyruvate dehydrogenase (acetyl-transferring) E1 component subunit alpha has protein sequence MSVKSLRQTVQGLLPSLSPVRFVAEDGTPVARRPADYTEPPVEALREAWRRMVLGRRFDTQATALTKQGRLAVYPSSRGQEACQIGAVLALRPDDWLFPTYRDSVALVTRDIDPVEVLTLLRGDWHCGYDPAATRVAPQCTPLATQVLHATGMAESLRRKGEDGVAMALVGDGATSEGDFHEALNFAAVFRAPVVFFVQNNKYAISVPLARQTAAPALAYKGIGYGVRSEQVDGNDLVAVLAVLNAAVEHARAGKGPVLVEAHTYRMDAHTNADDATRYREDEEVERWRAADPVDRLEAYLRSRGALTDEDVAALREEAEELAARVRAGMNADTVLDPLELFDHVYAEPTPQLREQRAQLAAELAETTQAQED, from the coding sequence ATGTCTGTGAAGAGCCTCCGCCAGACGGTGCAGGGCCTCCTGCCGTCCCTGTCCCCGGTGCGGTTCGTGGCCGAGGACGGCACCCCGGTCGCCAGGCGGCCGGCCGACTACACCGAGCCGCCGGTCGAGGCCCTGCGGGAGGCCTGGCGGCGGATGGTGCTGGGCCGCCGGTTCGACACCCAGGCGACCGCCCTCACCAAGCAGGGCCGTCTGGCCGTCTATCCGTCCAGCCGTGGTCAGGAGGCCTGTCAGATCGGCGCCGTGCTCGCGCTGCGCCCGGACGACTGGCTGTTCCCGACCTACCGCGATTCCGTCGCCCTGGTGACCCGCGACATCGACCCGGTCGAGGTGCTGACCCTGCTGCGCGGCGACTGGCACTGCGGCTACGACCCCGCCGCCACCCGGGTCGCGCCCCAGTGCACCCCGCTGGCCACCCAGGTCCTGCACGCGACCGGCATGGCCGAGTCCCTGCGCCGCAAGGGCGAGGACGGCGTGGCCATGGCGCTCGTCGGCGACGGGGCGACCAGCGAGGGCGACTTCCACGAGGCGCTGAACTTCGCGGCCGTCTTCCGCGCGCCGGTCGTCTTCTTCGTGCAGAACAACAAGTACGCGATCTCCGTGCCGCTGGCCCGGCAGACCGCGGCGCCCGCCCTCGCCTACAAGGGCATCGGCTACGGGGTGCGCTCCGAACAGGTCGACGGCAACGACCTGGTGGCGGTGCTGGCGGTGTTGAACGCGGCCGTCGAGCACGCCCGCGCCGGGAAGGGCCCGGTGCTGGTCGAGGCGCACACGTACCGCATGGACGCGCACACCAACGCCGACGACGCCACCCGCTACCGGGAGGACGAGGAGGTCGAGCGGTGGCGGGCCGCCGACCCGGTCGACCGGCTGGAGGCGTACCTGCGCTCGCGCGGGGCGCTCACCGACGAGGACGTGGCGGCGCTGCGGGAGGAGGCCGAGGAGCTGGCGGCGCGGGTGCGCGCCGGCATGAACGCGGACACCGTCCTGGACCCGCTGGAGCTGTTCGACCACGTCTACGCCGAGCCGACCCCGCAACTGCGCGAACAGCGTGCCCAGTTGGCGGCGGAGCTCGCCGAAACCACCCAGGCCCAGGAGGACTGA
- the hisC gene encoding histidinol-phosphate transaminase, whose product MVRVRASLSQLPAYVPGRKSPGAIVLASNESPYGLLPGVAETLAEAAGGVSRYPDLHAAPLVEALAAHHGVEPDRIAVGAGSSEVCGQLLHTVVGPGDEVVFGWRSFEAYPILTAVAGGTAVRVPLRDHALDLDAMASAITSRTRLVFVCNPNNPTSTAVGARALTDFADRVPRDVLIVVDEAYREYADPDRVPDGLALLGDRPNVAVLRTFSKAYGLAGLRVGYCVAPPGIAAHVRRTQVPFSVSALAQRAAVVALGEGAEVARRADLTVAERDRVTARLRALGHEVPDSQSNFVWLPLGEDSADFALRCLDGKIVVRPFPGEGVRVTIGLPDENDALLALAAIRRG is encoded by the coding sequence ATGGTGCGTGTCCGTGCGTCCCTGTCCCAGCTGCCCGCCTACGTCCCGGGCCGCAAATCGCCCGGAGCCATCGTGCTGGCCAGCAACGAGTCTCCGTACGGGTTGCTGCCGGGGGTGGCCGAAACCCTCGCGGAGGCCGCCGGCGGGGTGTCGCGTTACCCCGATCTGCACGCCGCCCCGCTCGTCGAGGCCCTGGCCGCGCACCACGGGGTCGAGCCGGACCGGATCGCGGTGGGCGCCGGATCCTCCGAGGTGTGCGGGCAGCTGCTGCACACGGTCGTCGGCCCCGGTGACGAGGTGGTCTTCGGCTGGCGGTCGTTCGAGGCGTACCCGATCCTCACCGCCGTCGCGGGCGGCACGGCCGTACGGGTGCCGCTGCGCGACCACGCACTCGACCTGGACGCGATGGCCTCGGCGATCACCTCGCGGACCCGGCTGGTCTTCGTGTGCAACCCCAACAACCCGACCTCCACGGCTGTCGGCGCGCGGGCCCTGACCGACTTCGCGGACCGGGTGCCGCGGGACGTGCTGATCGTCGTCGACGAGGCCTACCGCGAGTACGCCGATCCCGACCGGGTCCCCGACGGCCTCGCCCTGCTCGGCGACCGGCCGAACGTGGCGGTGCTGCGGACCTTCTCGAAGGCGTACGGACTGGCGGGGCTGCGGGTCGGCTACTGCGTCGCGCCGCCCGGGATCGCCGCGCACGTGCGCCGCACGCAGGTGCCGTTCAGTGTCAGCGCCCTCGCCCAGCGGGCCGCCGTCGTCGCCCTCGGCGAGGGCGCGGAGGTCGCCCGGCGGGCCGACCTGACGGTCGCCGAACGCGACCGGGTCACCGCACGGCTGCGCGCGCTGGGCCACGAGGTGCCCGACTCCCAGTCCAACTTCGTCTGGCTGCCGCTCGGCGAGGACAGCGCGGACTTCGCCCTGCGCTGCCTGGACGGGAAGATCGTGGTCCGCCCGTTCCCCGGGGAGGGCGTCCGGGTGACGATCGGGCTGCCGGACGAGAACGACGCCCTGCTCGCGCTCGCCGCGATCCGGAGAGGCTGA
- a CDS encoding enoyl-CoA hydratase/isomerase family protein translates to MSATAAGSPYETLSVEERSYETLSVEERTDRVVVTLRRPAARNAVSARMIAELHRVCEDLERSPKLLLLTGHGGVFAGGADIGELRRRGRDEALEGINSRLFERVRRLPLPTIAAVPGWALGGGAELAYACDLRIAGPDAVFGNPEPGLGILAAAGACWRLRELVGESVAKQVLLAGRSLDAAAALACGLVMDVVPPDRLVDEAHAVLDRMSRSSALALRLTKLVTDASGAHPVADDLAQAVLFESPDKEERMTRFLEKKGARA, encoded by the coding sequence ATGAGCGCGACAGCCGCGGGCAGCCCGTACGAGACGCTGTCGGTCGAGGAGCGCTCGTACGAGACTTTGTCGGTCGAGGAGCGCACCGACCGGGTGGTGGTCACCCTGCGTCGGCCCGCCGCCCGCAACGCCGTCAGCGCCCGAATGATCGCCGAACTGCACCGCGTGTGCGAGGACTTGGAGCGCTCTCCGAAGCTGCTGCTGCTCACCGGGCACGGCGGGGTCTTCGCCGGTGGGGCCGACATCGGCGAACTGCGCCGGCGCGGCCGGGACGAGGCGCTGGAGGGGATCAACAGCCGCCTGTTCGAGCGGGTGCGGAGGCTGCCCCTGCCCACGATCGCCGCCGTGCCCGGCTGGGCGCTGGGCGGCGGGGCCGAGTTGGCGTACGCCTGCGACCTCCGGATCGCCGGCCCGGACGCGGTCTTCGGCAACCCCGAACCGGGGCTCGGCATCCTCGCCGCCGCCGGGGCGTGCTGGCGGTTGCGGGAGCTGGTGGGCGAGTCGGTGGCCAAGCAGGTCCTGCTCGCCGGGCGGAGCCTCGACGCCGCGGCCGCGCTCGCCTGCGGCCTGGTCATGGACGTCGTACCGCCGGATCGGCTGGTCGACGAGGCGCACGCGGTGCTCGACCGGATGTCCCGTTCCTCGGCGCTCGCCCTGCGGCTCACCAAGCTCGTCACCGACGCCTCGGGAGCCCATCCCGTGGCCGACGACCTCGCCCAGGCGGTGCTCTTCGAGAGCCCGGACAAAGAGGAGCGCATGACGCGCTTCCTGGAGAAGAAGGGAGCCCGGGCATGA
- a CDS encoding dihydrolipoamide acetyltransferase family protein — protein MTTATLHEQLFRLPDLGEGLTDAEIVEWKVAVGDTVTIDQIVVEVETAKAAVEVPVPYAGTVLRLHAEAGTALGVGEPLITVGANASGGGGGTGERSGDPSPGVVGTESRRSGSASGPGGGMGEALGSLPSGEPMTGPASANPGAERYREEEQAGSGNVLIGYGTGHEPASRRRRRRVGAAAAPAGPVAEATPVIEPHAPRVISPLVRRMARDHGIDLTALTPSGPAGVVLRRDVEQAVAQGARPAEVPSGGWTRTEPTPASRSEPTPVSRPDTAPVPRPAPTPVPRPGLAPVSRPKSVSDGPVRIPLRGVRKAVADKLSRSRTEIPDATTWVDVDATGLLRAKKALEAAEPGRRVGLLALFARICVAGLRRYPELNSAVDTERREILRYDEVHLGFAAQTERGLVVPVVRDAHRLTTVQLAAELARLTELARTGSLPPDRLTGGTFTLNNYGVLGVDGSTPIINHPEAALLGVGRIVDKPWVVDGALTVRKVTQLSLSFDHRVCDGGVAGGFLRFVADCVERPAILLADV, from the coding sequence ATGACCACCGCGACGCTGCACGAGCAGCTGTTCCGGCTCCCCGACCTCGGCGAGGGCCTGACCGACGCGGAGATCGTGGAGTGGAAGGTCGCCGTCGGCGACACCGTGACGATCGACCAGATCGTGGTCGAGGTGGAGACCGCGAAGGCGGCGGTCGAGGTGCCGGTGCCGTACGCGGGCACGGTGCTGCGCCTGCACGCGGAGGCGGGTACGGCGCTGGGTGTGGGGGAACCGCTGATCACGGTGGGGGCGAATGCCTCCGGCGGGGGCGGCGGCACGGGTGAGCGCTCGGGCGATCCGTCGCCCGGCGTAGTCGGTACCGAGTCTCGCCGATCCGGCTCGGCGAGCGGACCGGGCGGCGGCATGGGCGAGGCCCTCGGGTCTTTGCCATCCGGCGAGCCCATGACGGGACCGGCGTCGGCCAACCCGGGCGCAGAGCGGTACCGGGAGGAAGAGCAAGCCGGATCGGGCAACGTGCTGATCGGCTACGGCACCGGACACGAACCGGCGTCGCGCCGGCGTCGCCGACGCGTGGGGGCCGCCGCGGCGCCCGCCGGGCCGGTGGCCGAGGCGACGCCGGTGATCGAGCCGCACGCTCCCCGGGTCATCTCGCCCCTCGTGCGCCGGATGGCCCGGGACCACGGGATCGACCTCACCGCGCTGACGCCGTCCGGCCCCGCCGGGGTCGTCCTTCGGCGGGACGTGGAACAGGCCGTCGCCCAGGGCGCGCGGCCCGCGGAGGTGCCGTCCGGCGGGTGGACCCGCACGGAGCCGACACCTGCGTCTCGGTCGGAACCCACGCCCGTGTCCCGGCCGGATACCGCGCCCGTCCCCCGACCGGCGCCCACGCCCGTCCCCCGACCGGGCCTCGCACCCGTGTCCCGACCGAAGAGCGTCTCGGACGGTCCCGTTCGCATCCCCCTCCGAGGCGTTCGTAAAGCCGTCGCCGACAAGCTCTCCCGCAGCCGGACCGAGATCCCCGACGCCACGACGTGGGTCGACGTGGACGCCACCGGACTGCTCCGGGCCAAGAAGGCGCTGGAGGCGGCCGAACCCGGCCGCCGGGTCGGGCTGTTGGCCCTGTTCGCCCGGATCTGCGTCGCCGGTCTGCGCCGCTACCCCGAGCTGAACTCCGCAGTCGACACCGAGCGTCGGGAGATCCTGCGCTACGACGAGGTCCACCTGGGCTTCGCCGCCCAGACCGAACGCGGGCTGGTCGTCCCCGTCGTCCGCGACGCGCACCGGCTGACGACGGTCCAACTGGCCGCCGAACTCGCCCGGTTGACGGAGCTGGCCCGGACCGGAAGCCTGCCGCCCGACCGGTTGACCGGCGGCACTTTCACCCTCAACAACTACGGCGTGCTCGGCGTCGACGGCTCCACGCCCATCATCAACCACCCGGAGGCGGCCCTCCTCGGCGTGGGCCGCATCGTCGACAAGCCCTGGGTGGTGGACGGCGCGCTCACCGTCCGCAAGGTCACGCAACTGTCGCTCAGCTTCGACCACCGCGTCTGCGACGGCGGCGTGGCCGGCGGCTTCCTGCGCTTCGTGGCCGACTGCGTGGAACGCCCGGCGATCCTGCTCGCCGACGTCTGA
- a CDS encoding thiolase family protein, translating to MSDEVYLIDGARTPQGRYGGALASVRPDDLAALVVGEAVRRAGIPADSVDEVILGAANQAGEDNRDVARMAVLLAGLPHTVPGYTVNRLCASGLTAVASAAQAIRAGEADLVVAGGVESMTRAPWVMAKPGTPWARPGDVHDTSLGWRFTNPRFPATTTLSMGETAEEVAALDGITRLEADSFALRSHRRAVAAQAAGRFTAEIVPVPVADGEVTQDEGPRPTTTLERLSGLRTAFRPGGVVTAGNSSPLSDGAAALVVASGAAVERYGLTPRARVVTATSAGVEPHLMGLGPVPATAQALDRAGWTVDDLDAVELNEAFAVQALAVIRRLKLDPDRVNADGGAIALGHPLGCSGTRILLTLLGRLEREGGRRGLATLCVGVGQGVAMLVERV from the coding sequence ATGTCCGATGAGGTCTATCTGATCGACGGGGCCCGCACCCCGCAGGGCCGCTACGGGGGTGCCCTGGCGTCCGTACGCCCCGACGACCTGGCCGCCCTCGTCGTCGGCGAGGCCGTGCGACGCGCCGGGATCCCGGCCGACTCCGTGGACGAGGTGATCCTCGGCGCCGCGAACCAGGCCGGCGAGGACAACCGTGACGTCGCGCGGATGGCCGTCCTGCTGGCGGGACTTCCGCACACCGTGCCCGGATACACCGTCAACCGGCTGTGCGCCTCCGGACTCACCGCCGTCGCCTCCGCCGCACAGGCGATACGAGCGGGCGAGGCCGACCTCGTCGTGGCCGGCGGGGTCGAGTCGATGACCCGCGCACCCTGGGTGATGGCCAAGCCCGGCACGCCCTGGGCCCGGCCCGGGGACGTCCACGACACCTCGCTCGGCTGGCGCTTCACCAACCCGCGCTTCCCCGCGACGACCACGCTGTCGATGGGCGAGACCGCGGAGGAGGTCGCGGCGCTGGACGGCATCACCCGCCTGGAGGCCGACTCCTTCGCGTTGCGCAGCCACCGCCGGGCGGTGGCCGCGCAGGCGGCGGGCCGTTTCACGGCGGAGATCGTCCCGGTGCCGGTGGCCGACGGTGAGGTGACCCAGGACGAAGGGCCCCGCCCGACCACCACGTTGGAGAGGCTGAGCGGCCTGCGCACCGCGTTCCGCCCGGGCGGCGTCGTCACCGCGGGCAACTCCTCGCCGCTGTCCGACGGGGCCGCCGCCCTGGTGGTGGCGAGCGGGGCCGCGGTGGAGCGGTACGGGCTGACTCCCCGGGCCCGTGTCGTCACCGCCACCTCGGCCGGGGTCGAGCCCCACCTGATGGGCCTCGGCCCGGTGCCGGCCACCGCTCAGGCCCTGGACCGGGCGGGCTGGACGGTCGACGACCTCGACGCGGTCGAACTCAACGAGGCCTTCGCCGTCCAGGCCCTGGCGGTGATACGCCGCCTGAAGCTCGACCCGGACCGCGTCAACGCCGACGGCGGCGCCATCGCCCTCGGCCACCCCCTGGGCTGCTCCGGCACCCGCATCCTGCTCACCCTGCTCGGCCGCCTGGAGCGCGAGGGCGGCCGACGGGGCCTGGCCACCCTCTGCGTCGGGGTCGGACAGGGCGTGGCGATGCTCGTGGAGCGCGTATGA
- the paaN gene encoding phenylacetic acid degradation protein PaaN: MSPDQHPDFFFRHADLLDQAVARTADRGYWTPYPETPSTSAYGAGAPAAGEAAFRGLLDRPFPLDGHPTTGTVPATEVSPYGFPLGISYPHLAPETAVATAKSAASAWRSASPDVRAGVAAEILARLNAASFEIAHAVQHTTGQPFVMAFQAGGPHAQDRGLEAVAYAWEAQRRHPATARWSKPRRRGGPLVMDKTYTPVGRGVSVLIACNTFPTWNGYPGFFASLVTGNPVIVKPHRRAVLPLAITVRIAREVLAEAGFDPDVVLLAASRPEERTAPALATHPDVRIVDFTGSSEFGDWLEDNARQAVVHTEKAGLNTVVVDSTDDYAGLLRNLAFSLSLYSGQMCTTPQNILVPRDGFPTDRGARTADEFAADLGSALDDLLADPARATATLGAIVNGGVLARLEEASALGRTAHPSRAVPHPDHPDAVVRTPLVARLDAEADEKTYTSEWFGPVSFVIATDDTAHSLRVLHDTVRRHGALTACVYATGEDVLAAARATALEAGVHLSENLTADVFPNQSAAFSDFHGTSANPAANATLTDPAFVTGRFAVLQSRRHAPAGEHEEHSDVR; the protein is encoded by the coding sequence ATGTCCCCCGACCAGCATCCCGACTTCTTCTTCCGCCACGCGGACCTCCTCGACCAGGCGGTGGCCCGCACGGCCGACCGCGGCTACTGGACGCCCTACCCGGAGACCCCGAGCACCTCCGCGTACGGAGCCGGGGCGCCCGCCGCGGGCGAGGCGGCCTTCCGTGGCCTCCTCGACCGCCCCTTCCCTCTCGACGGGCACCCCACCACCGGCACCGTCCCCGCCACGGAGGTGTCGCCGTACGGCTTCCCCCTCGGCATCAGCTACCCGCACCTGGCGCCCGAGACCGCCGTGGCGACGGCCAAGTCGGCCGCCTCCGCCTGGCGTTCCGCGAGCCCCGACGTCCGGGCTGGCGTGGCGGCCGAGATCCTGGCCCGGCTGAACGCGGCGAGCTTCGAGATCGCGCACGCCGTCCAGCACACCACCGGTCAGCCGTTCGTGATGGCGTTCCAGGCAGGCGGGCCGCACGCCCAGGACCGTGGCCTGGAGGCGGTGGCGTACGCCTGGGAGGCACAGCGGCGTCACCCCGCCACCGCGCGCTGGAGCAAGCCCCGGCGGCGCGGCGGGCCGCTGGTCATGGACAAGACGTACACACCGGTCGGCCGGGGCGTGTCCGTGCTCATCGCCTGCAACACCTTCCCCACCTGGAACGGCTATCCGGGCTTCTTCGCGAGCCTGGTCACCGGTAATCCGGTGATCGTCAAGCCGCATCGGCGGGCCGTGCTGCCGCTGGCGATCACCGTGCGGATCGCCCGCGAGGTGCTGGCGGAGGCCGGTTTCGACCCGGACGTGGTGCTGCTGGCCGCCTCGCGCCCCGAAGAACGCACCGCTCCCGCCCTGGCCACCCACCCCGACGTGCGGATCGTGGACTTCACCGGTTCCAGCGAGTTCGGCGACTGGCTGGAGGACAACGCCCGCCAGGCGGTCGTCCACACGGAGAAGGCGGGCCTGAACACCGTCGTCGTGGACTCCACGGACGACTACGCCGGGCTGCTGCGCAACCTCGCGTTCTCCCTGTCGCTCTACAGCGGCCAGATGTGCACCACCCCGCAGAACATCCTGGTGCCCCGCGACGGGTTCCCCACCGATCGAGGAGCCCGTACGGCCGACGAGTTCGCCGCCGACCTGGGCTCCGCGCTCGACGACCTGCTCGCCGACCCGGCCCGCGCCACCGCCACCCTCGGCGCCATCGTGAACGGCGGAGTGCTCGCGCGGCTGGAGGAGGCGTCCGCCCTGGGCCGTACCGCCCATCCCTCCCGTGCCGTGCCCCACCCCGACCATCCGGACGCCGTCGTCCGCACCCCGCTGGTGGCCCGGCTCGATGCCGAGGCCGACGAGAAGACCTATACGAGCGAGTGGTTCGGGCCGGTCTCCTTCGTCATCGCCACCGACGACACCGCGCACTCGCTGCGCGTCCTGCACGACACCGTACGACGCCACGGCGCGCTCACCGCCTGCGTGTACGCGACCGGCGAGGACGTCCTGGCGGCGGCGCGGGCGACGGCCCTGGAGGCCGGCGTGCACCTGTCGGAGAACCTGACCGCCGACGTGTTCCCCAACCAGTCCGCCGCCTTCAGCGACTTCCACGGCACGTCGGCCAACCCGGCCGCCAACGCGACCCTGACCGACCCGGCGTTCGTCACGGGCCGGTTCGCGGTCCTCCAGTCCCGCCGCCACGCCCCCGCCGGGGAGCACGAGGAGCACTCCGATGTCCGATGA
- a CDS encoding aldehyde dehydrogenase family protein: MRPGPYERHRELLDDVVGALAAGECRRPFTEATGQDAADAGMRSTRTAGKVFRSLLGRPFVLGQPGALGQVRTESSPYGVALAIAYPRCDPAELVAAAGRAAAGWRAAGTYERAGLAVEILRRLNTRSHELALAVHHTTGQPLHAAFRAAGPRAQDRALEAVAQALAESERVPADLRWESAERGGRPLALRGTCTLVPRGVSLLVGCPDFPLWNGYPALFAGLVTGNPVVVAPHPRSVLPLAITVLVARQVLAEAGHDPNVVTLAVAEPERRVHRRLATDPAVRIVDFTGSARFADWLERHARQAAVFANRTGLNTVVVDSTDDYRGLVRGLALSSCLCSGTVRTTPQNILVPERGFPTDEGHRTLRDLGADLGDAVDRLLGHPARAARVLGAITADEVRDALAEAARYGPVLHASGPVVHPGQTPADLRSPLLVRLRASDEPIYTREWPGLVSFLVGTESTSHSLALLRRTMARHGALHASVHSTDPLVLAAAETAALDAGVHLVENLDDLPADPSSARADLPGAGAHFITGRFRVVRSRRHAPATAPVPAAPDRPTVAARSPAATVALLDV; encoded by the coding sequence GTGCGCCCCGGTCCCTACGAGCGGCACCGCGAGCTGCTCGACGATGTCGTCGGTGCCCTCGCCGCCGGTGAGTGCCGTCGCCCCTTCACCGAGGCGACCGGTCAGGACGCGGCCGACGCGGGCATGAGGTCCACCCGCACCGCGGGGAAGGTGTTCCGCTCGCTGCTGGGACGGCCCTTCGTTCTGGGGCAGCCCGGCGCACTCGGGCAGGTGCGCACGGAGTCGTCGCCGTACGGCGTCGCGCTGGCCATCGCCTACCCGCGCTGCGATCCCGCGGAGCTGGTCGCGGCGGCCGGGCGGGCGGCGGCAGGCTGGCGGGCCGCCGGGACGTACGAGCGCGCCGGGCTGGCCGTGGAGATCCTGCGCCGGCTCAACACCCGTAGCCACGAGCTGGCCCTCGCCGTGCACCACACGACCGGCCAGCCGTTGCACGCGGCGTTCCGGGCCGCCGGGCCACGGGCCCAGGACCGTGCTCTGGAGGCCGTGGCCCAGGCGCTCGCCGAGTCGGAACGCGTCCCGGCCGACCTGCGGTGGGAGAGCGCCGAGCGGGGTGGGCGGCCGCTGGCGCTGCGGGGCACCTGCACCCTGGTGCCCCGCGGGGTGTCCCTGCTCGTCGGCTGTCCCGACTTCCCGCTCTGGAACGGGTATCCGGCCCTGTTCGCGGGCCTGGTGACCGGCAATCCCGTCGTCGTGGCCCCCCATCCGCGCTCGGTCCTGCCGCTGGCGATCACTGTTCTGGTCGCGCGCCAGGTGCTGGCGGAGGCCGGCCACGACCCGAACGTGGTCACCCTGGCGGTGGCCGAACCGGAGCGGCGGGTGCACCGGCGGCTGGCCACCGACCCGGCGGTGCGCATCGTCGACTTCACCGGCTCGGCACGCTTCGCCGACTGGTTGGAGCGACACGCCCGCCAGGCCGCCGTGTTCGCCAACCGGACGGGGCTGAACACCGTGGTCGTGGACTCCACCGACGACTACCGGGGCCTGGTGCGGGGCCTCGCCCTCTCCTCGTGCCTGTGCAGCGGCACGGTACGCACCACACCGCAGAACATCCTGGTGCCGGAGCGGGGCTTTCCCACCGACGAGGGGCACAGGACGCTGCGGGACCTCGGGGCCGACCTCGGTGACGCCGTGGACCGGCTGCTCGGGCATCCCGCACGCGCGGCGCGGGTGCTGGGCGCGATCACCGCCGACGAGGTGCGCGACGCTCTGGCGGAGGCCGCGCGGTACGGCCCCGTCCTGCACGCCTCCGGACCCGTCGTCCACCCCGGGCAGACGCCCGCCGACCTGCGCAGCCCGCTGCTGGTGCGGCTGCGCGCCTCCGACGAGCCGATCTACACACGCGAGTGGCCCGGACTCGTGTCCTTCCTGGTGGGCACCGAATCGACCTCGCACAGCCTCGCCCTGCTGCGCCGCACGATGGCGCGGCACGGCGCGCTCCACGCCTCGGTGCACTCCACCGACCCGCTGGTCCTGGCGGCGGCCGAGACCGCGGCGCTGGACGCCGGGGTGCATCTGGTGGAGAACCTCGACGACCTGCCCGCCGACCCGTCCTCGGCCCGCGCCGACCTGCCGGGCGCCGGCGCCCACTTCATCACCGGACGGTTCCGCGTGGTGCGCTCGCGGCGGCACGCACCGGCGACGGCTCCCGTCCCGGCGGCCCCGGACCGGCCGACGGTCGCCGCGCGGAGCCCCGCCGCCACCGTCGCGCTGCTCGACGTGTGA